In one Eulemur rufifrons isolate Redbay chromosome 14, OSU_ERuf_1, whole genome shotgun sequence genomic region, the following are encoded:
- the PRKRIP1 gene encoding PRKR-interacting protein 1, whose protein sequence is MASSAASSVRPPRPKKEPQALIIPKNAAEEQRLKLERLMKNPDKAVPIPEKMSEWAPRPPPEFVRDVMGSSAGAGSGEFHVYRHLRRREYQRQDYMDAMAEKQKLDAEFQKRLEKNKIAAEEQTAKRRKKRQKLKEKKLLAKKMKLDQKKQEEGPSQPREQRSSSSEEASGTEEEEEEDEPSFMMGR, encoded by the exons ATGGCGAGCTCAGCAGCCTCCTCGGTGCGACCGCCGAGGCCGAAGAAAGAGCCGCAGGCGCTCATCATCCCCAAGAATGCGGCAGAGGAGCAGAGGCTCAAGCTGGAGCGGCTCATGAAGAACCCG GACAAAGCAGTTCCAATTCCAGAAAAAATGAGTGAATGGGCACCTCGACCGCCCCCAGAATTTGTCCGAGATGTAATGG GTTCAAGTGCTGGGGCCGGCAGTGGAGAGTTCCACGTGTACAGGCATTTGCGCCGGAGAGAATACCAGCGCCAGGACTACATGGATGCCATGGCTGAGAAG CAAAAATTGGATGCAGAGTTCCAGAAGAgactggaaaagaataaaattgctgCAGAGGAGCAGACGGCAAAGCGGCGGAAGAAGCG GCAGAagttgaaagagaagaaattattgGCAAAGAAGATGAAACTTGATCAGAAGAAACAAGAAGAAG GACCCAGCCAGCCCCGGGAGCAGCGGTCTAGTAGCTCTGAGGAGGCGTCTGGaacggaggaggaggaagaggaagacgaGCCCAGCTTCATGATGGGGCGATGA